The Papaver somniferum cultivar HN1 chromosome 6, ASM357369v1, whole genome shotgun sequence genome segment TAAATCTACAAAAGGAGTTTGCTTCAGTGAAAATTTCCAGACATGACTTGCAGAAGAAACAAGACTTACTCATATTGCGCACATGACGTACAATCCCTTCTCTTTTTCTCAATTATCTTTCTTATTTCAAATTCGCTGAAGGAAaataaagtttttgtgggaagacgcataccttccaaaatcTCGATAAGAAATAAGCTACTAGCATTCACTGTAGACTGCAGCATTGGCCCAATAATAACTGATGGACAAACTGTTACAACATTGAGATCATTTTACTTTGCATATTGCCAAGCCTCGCTCTATGCTTCTATTTTGGAAAGGCAATAAAATTACTAGCACCTATAGTATAGATTAGTTTCTAAACGTATATAGTGTATCCGGAGCATGGGGAACGGGAGAAACCGATATCCTTATCATGAGAAAGCCAATGTAGAATTTGGTCACAACTATCTTTCCTATTAGATGGTTCCCTCATTTGCTTTACAAAATTCCTCGTCGGACCAACATGACTCGTCCATTGGTTCCTCACCATTTTGGGCTCACCACAAGAGCACCAATAgatggcacaacacaacacaagtACACAACCCTCTTAGCTTTGCTTTTGCATCAATACATGCCTTACGTACATTACGCCAGCCCATTAAAGAGGGCCCAATAAGTTCCACCACAAATGATAATACAGTATCTTTTTCGATATAAGACATGTTGGCACTAATCGAATAAAGCACTCGTCAATGAAATTGTTACCTCAGGGTTACGCATAGAACCTGAAGTAACAGGACTTGCAATATGAAATACTCCAATGCATCCTGCAATGGCAGAACAGAGGCTGTTGTAGTCGCGCAAGTCCGCCTTAAAGAGCTGCAGGTTTTCCACTGCGTTCTCCAAATTCTTCAGATGGGCATATCTTTCATCACCTCAAAGATGACGTTTAATGTGAATTTAGAAAAGAAGATAACAATAAACAACTAACACGCACTTAAGAAATTACTTCCTGATTTTATCTTCTGCTCGTACGGGCAAAATTCTCAAGTATTTGAAGCAAAAGTTTCACTAGGCTTAAATAAAATCAGAGAAAAAAATTTGGCACCATTCCAGTACAGTCGAAATTATCAGACTGGAGGGCATTTTTTGACATTAACAAAACCTTCATAATTAAGAAAATGATAAATTCGATTGTAAAAATTCATACTATCATCTactattaaaaagatgaaagATGAAGAGAGAAAGAGTTACTTGGATCTCTGACAGTTCCACAGACAATGTGACCTTTAGAGAGAAGATACTTGACAACCCAAGAAGCTAGAAATCATCCTGCACCAGTTTAACTCTTTGTTCCCCCATCCTTGTACTATACCTTGtctctctctcaaactctctcaagcGCCCAAACTTGATATATGTAAATACCACTGGAAGAGTCAAATGAAGTGCAGTGCCACAACCACATCTGTATGAGATCGAGGGGAATCAAAGTCTTCGATAATGACTGTGTGTTGTTGCAAAAACTAACACCTATTGAAGCAAGTCAATTGGGGTTTTGCCTGAATTTTTCAAGAGATGCAAGTCTGGTATTTGCAAACTTCCCATGAGAATTTTCGTTAACTTGCAACAGTATAAGACATTTAACACTATAAGACATTTCCAGTTATGGGTGAGGTAACTCCACTTTGACCATTTTTCTGAAAAGAATCATCCTTGTTTATTGGCAAAGTGAGATTTAGATAACCAGTAATACACTCAGACGTAAAACGGTTATACCCTCAAATAGTCGATTCATTCAATCCAACTCGAATCTATCACTAAGGCAGCACCAGTTTACCTAGTTTGTCAGAAACTTGAAAACAGGAATACATCAAAgagagaattagtttgtacaaaacattattattattacatATAACATTCTGTTACAGAGAAACTACACGAGTAATCCTTTCAATGGACGCATATAGAAAGCTAAACACATGTACCTCAGTGCAAGATACCCTTCTCCTGGTAGCTTTTCACGGAGTCAACGAGGCTTTCTTCTAGTGTCATGTATTTCCATCCCAACTTCTCCAGTTTTTCACAACACAGGGTGGGTTGGTCTTCTCCTTCCTTGACCCTGTGAAAGATATATTGAGAAAATACCAAATAAAATTAGGAAATCTAGAAACAGACTTAGTTTCTGAACAGTATTACTCGAGAGATCACAATACGAATAAAGTGCACCAAAAAAAACAAGAATGGTTGCTGAAACTACAAAAGTTATTGGAACAATGCGTTGTTTATATTATATGCAGTAGAGAAAATATTAGAAGATAAACAAAAACACCAGTGTATTTATATATCCGACTTACTTCTTGGGGTAATTATAGTTGGGATACATAGTCTTGAGCTGATCGATCAACTCCTGCATTCTAACCCTATATGCAGAACATATATATCTCCCTTCTGCTTCAGGCTTCTCATATGCCAGCAATATTGCATCAGCCACATCACGCACATCTACTGCCCCCCGTTGATTATTTGCCATTTCTTCAATTCCTTCTGGTTGGATCAAGTCGAGAAAAGATACGTACGTTAAGAAATTAAAACTAGCACTACAATGACATGAAGCTCTACTACTAGAAGCTAAATTCCATGAAGGGACTCGGTTATAAACTCAAATATTCTGAGTGATGGAGGTTTCCAAATCTGCATTTACCGCAGAGCAGATGCCTAGACTCAAATGTGAAAATTTGCATACATAGCCTACATGCCCCTCCTCGCTTTTCTATATTATTTTTCTCATTCTAAACTCCCTAAGGAATGAAAAGATTTATGTGCAGAGATACCTTTCAAAAGCTTGATGAGAAATAAGCTACTAGCATTCATTGAAGACTGCAACATTGGCCCGATAATAATTGATGGACAAACTGTTACCATATCGAGACCATTCTTCTTTGCATATTCCCAAGCCTTGCTTTCTGCTTCTGTTTTGGAGATGCAATAAAAGTGCTAGCACCGATGGTAAAGAAAGGAGATTAGTTCTCAAGTCTATATAGTGTACCCGATGCACAAGGAGAGAAGTTGAAATCCTTAATTATATTAACCTCGTTGTGGTAACAATCCAAACGAGTGCAATACTATGAACAAGCAAATCAAAACTTGCACGATTTCCTTTCATAATTCAACTTCACTCGGCCAAAACTTTAAACTCTTTAAAGTAAAAAATTGATGGCTGAAGAGTGATAGGATGTCTCTTATTAGATAGTTACCTCATTTTTTTTACAAAATTCCTTGTCCGACCAACATGACTCATCCATGGGTTGACCCTTGGGCCAGTTCGGAATCATCATAACAGCGGCAACAGATGACACAACCACCACCCTCTTAATTTTTGCCTCAGTGCATGCTTTAAGTACATTACATGTACCCGTCAAAGCTGGCTCAATCAGTTCAACCTGCAATTTTTAACACACCATCCTTTTATGTAAAACATGCTTATTTTTGTAACACAAATTGAGGACACCATTAGTAAACGaaattcttacctcgggattgGGCACAGAACCCGAAGGAACAGGACTTGCAACATGGAACACTCCAGTGCATCCTGCAATAGCAGCACAGAGACTCTTGTAGTCCAGTAAGTCAGCCTTGAAGAGCTGCAAGTTCTCTGCAGCGTTCTCCAAATTCGTCAAATGAGCATACTTTTCATCACCTGATAGACAAAGCTTATTAGTCGAATTTAGAGAAGGGAAAAAAAGAAGTACATTTGCAATAATTCCCAACTCAAAAGACCTCTTTTATCATGTGCTGGAAGAAACTCCAGCTCTGCTATTTAGACAGATATAACAAAGTGTTATAACTTACAAGCAATTATTTGCATTACAATTATGGGGAAATTCCCACAGCAGTggcacttacaaaaaaaaaaaaatgcatcacTCCATATTGTGTGGAGCTTGTAGTTGAGTCTAGTATGTATAAAGAATTCACTCTCTTAAGGTAATTCGATGCAAACATCAATCCAAATCTAACAAAAAGTTGCAGTTCAGTTTAAAATTGATAAACTGTTCTACTGAGAAATTCATTTCCGACCACCAATCATGAAACAAAGTCAGTATATAATAAGTTAAGAGATTCCAAAATCAATTGAATTAAGAAGTGAATCAACATACTACCAGATCCACTGATTGTTAAATATAAAACCTTAACAATTATATTAtataacaaattaataatctaagAAAATCGTCAACCTCaatgaaagaaaataagaaaataacatgTTCAAAAGAACAAGTAATAAAACGAGATTGAGGAGATCATCCActtttaataaaatattaatagagAGAGAGGGATGTTTACTTGGGTCTCGAACAGTTCCATGGACTGTGTAGCCCTTGGCGAGGAGAAACTTGACAACCCAAGAAGCGAGAAAACCCCCAGCACCAGTTACACAAATTCTTTGTTTCTCCATCTCTTCTAGTCCAACTCGCAAACACACTCTGGTAAATGGAAAAAGCAACAGGGAAGTCTTGAATGACTAGATCTATGGACAGAAAGTGTTTGAAATGATATACGGCACCCTTTTCATCTGCCACATTTTATCAAGGAGAATGTGTAAGTTGTGCGCTTTAGTATTTTTGACACCTACTTGGTTCCTGACAGTTGACACGctttttttattttgagaaaTTCTAGACGCATCAAGGATGATCCGAGAATAATCTGGCGAAGAAATCGAATGGTGGTCTTGGTAAAGATAAATTCTTTTATCCACTACAAATTTATTACATATTTAACTAATTGGAACCCTAACAACCTAAATTCCAAGCAGtgtactactacattagttgaataGGTTTTCGTGCTAGCATATCAGTGAGTCTCATGAGAAACCATGTCGAATGAGTCGAAGCGGATAGTGTGGCTATGGTCGTCCGTCCATGTCAAACTCTGTAATATTGCGTCATctgggactcgaacctgggacctcctggagcgcatgaaaccaGCTGAGCTACaagccatttttttttttggatttcatCCTCGTTAGAGTAagcatttgatttttattttggaaaGAACAATTTCTTGAAATACGTTAGAAACATCTCttttttcaataattttatcGGTGGCCAATAAAAAACGATGAGTTGCttcaaaatatatacatataataTGAGGAGCTTATACTTGGTCTTACATGCATATAAACCCTCTTCATTGCATGCTAAATAGCTTTCTTCTCAGTATTGACTTGGGTATTTTGTTTAGTGAAGTTATTCTCAAATTGTACTAGCTAGAGTTATTTCTTTTTCCTGAAACCAATCATATAAGTTACAAAGCCTAGTGTGCAGAGCACACCTTACTTTAAATTTGAAAATTACTAGTTATTACATAAGAACTTTATGAGATTGATTGATGAACGGTGAAGAATGATGGAGTATCATGGACACGctagttttattttctttaagaaattgAGAAACTTGATGCACTTCTTGAACAAATTGAATAGTGAGGAAATTGGTGgtgtgaaaaagaagaagaatgagttaATTTAGAAGATTGTGCAGTTGGACCAGAACGAGGAGGGAGGTAAGTTTCCTGGTTGTGAGTTTGAAGAAATAATGATTATTATCTTGAATCGAGGAGTGTTGAGGTGATTGAAGCGAGGAAGTGACATAAAAGGACTAAAAAATGAACTTAGGTGGGGAGATCCAAATACTTTTTACTTTCATAGAATATCAAGTACTAGAAGGTTGAGGAAAACAATTGCTAAATTTAATATTGATGGAGAAATTATTGAAGGACGCATCAAGCATGCTGAAGGAGGGATGAAGAGCAGAGGCCGACTGAAACTTACATGGGACGAGGTGGTGAAGTGAGACCTGAGCCGACGGAATTTATTGGAGGAACTGGAGTTGGATAGACGGAAGTGGAGAGTGGCGATCCACGTAAAAGAGATAGGATTTCTGAACTTGGACTGAGGATTCACCCTATAACCagctattgatggtggtttttagcttagggtcaaaatcgtaaaattgtacatctgacatgacgtcactatgaccattaacacatttattgaatcaatcagcatgcctacgtaagaattaccggggtacccttttttttacatgggtcatgttccacggcagaacctttaacactgactgacatcatctatgccaaaccctaattctcatgctaccgcgccaaggcatgccaaccatgccagccgcaccactgtgccaatggaagaccatgccagccacgtcaccgcgccaaggaatgccaaccatgccagccgcaccactgcgccaatggcatgtcatgccagccgcaccactgcgccaatgacatgccatgtcagccgcacctccgcgccaaggcatgacaaccatgccagccgcaccacatgttccaatggcatgccaaacaccttgttgtgccataccatgccggccttccctatgcggctaccaaaacgaggcgtgcgatgatcaacgaccacccttccatcttagatgcaaatcttagccgtccaaggtcgccaaacaacgcatggtaacctttggcccaaaacctagttttggccacgccaaggcatgccatgccacatgtgccaatggcatgccaaccaccttgccgcgccataccatgtcggccttacctatgcggctaccaaaacgaaggcgtgcgatgatcaacggccacccttccatcttaaatgcaaatcttagccgtccaaggtcgccaaacaacgcatggtaacctttggcccaacgccaaaaccctagtttggccgcgcctaaaccacgccaaggcatgccgaccatgccacatgtgccaatggcatgccgctccatccaccttgccgcgcctaagtcATGCTATGCCGGCCTTACcttcgcggctaccaaaacgaagtcgtgcgatgatcaacgtccaccattccatcttagatgcaaatcttagccgtccaaggtcgccaaacgatgcatggtaacctttggcccaacgccaaaaccctagtttggccgcgcctaaaccacgccaaggcatgccgaccatgccacatgtgccaatggcatgtctcGCCATCCACCttaccgcgcctaagccatgccatcccgaccttcccttcacggctgccataacgaaggcatgcgacaatcaacgaccacccttccatcttagatgcaaatctcagccgtcaaaggtcaccaaccaacgcatggtaatctttggcccaacatcaaaaccctagtttggtcgtgcctaaaccacgccaaggcatgccgaacatgccacatgtgccaatggcatgccgcgcctaagccatgccatgccgtccttcccttcacgactgccaaaacgaaggcgtgcgacaatcaatggccaccctt includes the following:
- the LOC113289686 gene encoding cinnamoyl-CoA reductase 1-like, with the protein product MEKQRICVTGAGGFLASWVVKFLLAKGYTVHGTVRDPSDEKYAHLTNLENAAENLQLFKADLLDYKSLCAAIAGCTGVFHVASPVPSGSVPNPEVELIEPALTGTCNVLKACTEAKIKRVVVVSSVAAVMMIPNWPKGQPMDESCWSDKEFCKKNEHFYCISKTEAESKAWEYAKKNGLDMVTVCPSIIIGPMLQSSMNASSLFLIKLLKEGIEEMANNQRGAVDVRDVADAILLAYEKPEAEGRYICSAYRVRMQELIDQLKTMYPNYNYPKKVKEGEDQPTLCCEKLEKLGWKYMTLEESLVDSVKSYQEKGILH